AGATGACGACGCCCTGACGGGCAGCCTCCTTAGCCGCCTCCACCAGCCGGCCCTCGTGATCTTCGCCGTCCGTGATCAGGATCAGCACCTTGTGCTTGCGCTCTGCCTGGTTGAAGGCCTTCAAGGCTGTACGGATGGCCTCGGCGATCGCGGTGCCCTGATCCCGGATGAGACCCGGGTCGAGGATGTCTACAAACATCTCGGCAGCGCCATAGTCTAAGGTCAGGGGACACTGGAGGAAGGCTTGGCCAGCGAAAATCACAAGGCCGATTCTGTCGCCCCGGAGTCGGCGAATAAGATTGCGCAGCTCATGCTTGGCCTTCTCCAGCCGATTGGGGCGCACGTCCTCGGCAAGCATCGAGCGGCTGACGTCCACCGCCACCACAATATCGATGCCCTCCCGCTTCACCTCCTCCAAGCGCGTGCCGATTTGAGGCCTGGCCAGAGCGAGGATCAGCAGCATTACCACCGCTACCAGCAGCGCGGCCTTCAGCCGTTGCCGGCCCCAGCTGACCCCGGCGGTCAAACGCTGCACCTGTTCCCAACGGCCAAACCGCTCAAGAGCCTTCCGTTTCCAGCGGAATACGGCCAGGTAGAACGCCACCAGCGCCGGCAGTCCAAGGAACAAGTACAGGATGTCCGGATTGGCAAAACGCAGCATGGGCAGCTTCCCTCAAGGGATCTTGCGGAATTTGGTGTTGGCCAGGACGATCTCCAGAAGCAGCACCGCAAAGGCCGGGAAAAGGAACCGCCTGAACAGCTCCTTGTAACGGACGTAGTGCTTCACCTCGATCTTGGTCTTCTCCATCTGGCCAATTTCCTGGAAGATCCTCTCCAGAGCCTGGGTGTCGGTGGCCCGAAAATACCGGCCGCCGGTAATCGCCGCAATCTCCTTTAGAAGCTCCTCGTCGATCTCCACTGGCAAGCTCACATACCTCCGACCGAAAAACGGGTCATCGACCGGGTACATCGCGTTGCCCAGGCTTCCCACCCCGATCGTGTAAACCCGGATCCCCAGAGCCTTGGCGATCTGAGCGGCGGTGATGGGGTCGATCTCGCCCGTGTTGTTGCGGCCATCGGTGAGGAGGATGATGACCTTGCTCTTGGCGGTACTATAGCGCAGGCGGCTGGCTGCGTTGGCGATGCCCAGCCCGATCGCGGTCCCATCCCGGATCTGCCCCACCTGGACGTACTGGATGAACTTCTTGAGGACGTCGTAATCGAGGGTAGGCGGACATTGGGTGAAGCTCTCGGCGGCGAAGACCACCAACCCGATACGATCCGAGATGCGGCCATCGATGAAGCGGGAAGCGACTTCCTTGGCAGCCTCGACCCGGTTCTTGGGCTTAAAGTCCACCGCGAGCATGCTGCCCGAGATGTCGAGGGCAATAACAATGTCGATCCCCTCGGTGTGAACCTCTTCCTCCGTACGTTCCGACCGAGGCCGAGCCAGAGCCAGAATCAGAAGAAAGACCGTTCCCAGTCGGAGGCCGAAAAGGAAATGGCGGACCCACCCGACCTGGCCGAGTCCCGTCTTGCGCACGGTTTCCACGTTCGAGTAGGCGATGGTTGCTCCCGGTCGCTGCTGCATCCGGAAGTGCCAGTAGGCCATGCCGGGCAGCAGGATCAACAGCCACAGGAACTGGGGGTCTGCGAAACGGTCCATCTCACGAACCCTCCGCGGGCTGGGCGCTCCCTGAGCCAGTCAGGGGCTCCTCGCCGCTCCCCGTGGACGGGACCATCTCACTCACTGCCGGCTTGGTCGACTCGACGAACTGATAAGCCAGATGGAAGGTGTGCTCAATCTCCTCTCTGCCCGGGTGGTACTTGGCGAATTTCACGAGATCACAAGCCGACAGAAACTCCGCGAGGAGTTCGCGCACTCCCACAGGCAGTCTGTCATCGCCGAAGGCTTCGAGAATTTCCTGCGTCGTCATCTCCAGGGCCCGGACTTCGTAGCGACCCTCAAGGTATCTTCGCACGATCTCGGACAAACGGATGTGCAGAAGCTTGACCTCGCCCCGCTCCAGAAGGTCGGAGTGGAACAGGGCATCCAGTTCCTCCAGCGCGATCTCGTGCGCCGGCCGCGGAGGAGCCTCGCGTGTCGGCAGGAGCTTCAGCCCGCGGCGATGGCGCCAGTAGAGGTACACACCTGCTCCCGCTGCTCCGAAGAAGAGTAAGGCTACCAGAATCCCGACGATCAGCCGGCGCCAATCGTAGGGCACGGACAGGGGAGGCTTAATGTCGCGGATGTCTCCGTGGAGGTCTGGGTTCAAGCTCGCAACCTGGATGGAGATCGGCTGCGACCATAGTTCTTGCCAGCTCGTATCCCCTCGGCTCCGGTAGAGCACGCGAACGGGTGGAATCACGAATTCCCCAACGTCATATGTACTGATCAGGTATTCCGCTTCCTCCCGGATCAGTCCGCCGACCTTCCGCGGCTTGAAGAGAGTGAAATCGCGGATCTCAAAGGCTCCCAGATTCTCCCCGGGTCCAGGGAGTTGAACCTCCGTCGCGGCGTCGTGGCTCACGGCGATCGTGTACCGGACCACATCGCCGATGCGGATCGTTGTCGGCTCCGCTCGGCTCTCAATAGAGACCCCGGCTTGCGTCGTCGTAGCCCATAAGCCCCACGCCAATAGGGCCGTAAGAATTCCGCTTGCTGACCTCATTGCACCCGGCTTTCGAAAATCTCCACTCCCTCAGCCTACATCAGTCGGTCTACGAGCTGACGATACAGCAGGAGCGACTTGTCCTGAAAGTAGTCCCTCGCCACCTGCTCGTGCACCTCGGCAAAGGGTCGCTCCCGCACTACCTTACCGTGTTCGTCCTTTTCTGCGTAGCGGTCGCGGTTGGCCCGGTAGTAAAGTTCGAGCTTATCCGGGCGGGGCGAATCTTGTCGGCGATCTCGCGCTCGATCAGCTTCTGCACCATCAGCTGCTTCTTCGCCTGAACGGCCCCTTCCATCACATCCCTGTCCCGATCGAGGCCCTGGCGGGCCGCATCGCGGTAGAGGATCTCCGTCGCCACATACTCCCGCAGGAAGCGAAGCTTGTCCTCCCGCGTCCGGATCCTCTCCCGCAACGAGGGGGGCAGGCGATTGAGCTCGAAGTCCAGATCACCCTGAGTGATCTCCCGATTGCCGATGCGGGCCACGACCACGCCGGGTCGGTGCTGGGGCACTTGGGAGGTGTCCAGACCGGTCGACTCCCAGAGGGCCTGGCGCGCGTCGGCAGGCCTCTGGAGACGATCCAGGCATTCCACAATCCGCGTTTCGGCCTCTCGTACGACCTCCGTCTGCGGAAACAGGCGCTTGATTTTCACATACTCCGCGAGTGCGTTCTCGTAGTCGTGGAGGCGATCGAAGTAGATCTCGCCGATTGTGAAGGTTATGTTGGCATGCTCCGCTGCGCTCACGGGGTAAAGACGCAGATACTCGCGGTACGCCTCGATGGCCTGCGGGAAAAGCTGGCGGTTGTAGAGTTCGTTCGCGTACGCGCGCCACTGCTCCTTAGGGACAGGCGCCTTGGAGCTGCTCGTGCACGCGCCGAGAAACGCCGCGGCCGTCAGGACGAGACCGAGGCCTACCGAGTATCTCACCACCGGAATCTCCTGGCTCTGGCTCGGAAGAACTTGACGAGAGGCGCCACGTAGGGCTGGTCCGTGCGAATCGCCACGTGGTCAATCCCAATGGTCTGGAAAAGGCGGTAGCGCTCGATCACGGCTTCGTTGGCCAGCTTGCAGAAGCTTTCGCGGAAATCCGCGTCCGTGGTGTCCACAAGCACGGTGTGGCCCGACTCCAGGTCCTCCAACTCGAGGAGCCCTGCATTGGGAAGCTCCAGTTCGCGCGGGTCCGTGAGCGAGATCGCCACCACATCGTGGCGCCGATGGGCAATGCGGAGAGCCCTGGCGAACTCCTCACTCCGGTAGACATCGCCCAGGAAGTCCGACACGAAAAACACCACGCTGCGTCGGCGGACCACTCGGCCCAGGTACTCCAGAGCGCCGCGGGGATCGGTCTGCCGTCCCTGCGGCTCGTGGTAGAGGATTTCGCGCACGACCCGCAACACATGGGCCCGCCCTTTCTTGGGCGGGACGAACTTCTCGGTGCGGTCGGTGAAGATGAGGAGTCCAACCTTGTCGTTGTTTTTCACCGCGGCCAGGGCCAGCAGTGCGCAGATCTCCGCGGCCAGATCCCGCTTGAAGGGGCCAAGCGCGCCGAATTCCTCCGTCCCACTGGCGTCGACCAGGAGCACGACGGTGAGCTCCCTCTCTTCCTGGAACACCTTCACGTAAGGGTGGCCCATACGAGCGGTCACATTCCAGTCGATGGTCCGGACGTCATCCCCCACCTGGTACTCCCGGACCTCGGCGAAGTCCATCCCGCGCCCTTTGAACACGGAATGGTATTCGCCGCTGAACACGTCGTTCACCAGGCCGCGGATGGTGATTTCGATCTGCCGGACTCTCCGCAGGATCTCCCGGCGAGCAAATGTGGCTTCGGCGCGATCCATTGCCCTACGGCGTCTCCACGCTGTTGAGGATGGTGCGGACGATGTCCTCGGATGTCTTCTCCTCGGCCTCCGCCTCGAAGGTAGGGATGACGCGATGGCGCAGCACGTCCATCGCCACCGCCTTGACGTCTTCCGGCGTTACGTAGCCGCGCCGCCGCAAAAAGGCGTGGGCCTTGGCCGCCAGGGTCAGATAGATGGTCGCCCGCGGGCTGGCACCATACTGGATGAGGTCTTCCAGGCTTTCTAGCCCGTAACGGCGAGGCTCTCTGGTCGCGAAAACCAGATCCACGATGTAATGCTCGATCTTCTCGTCCATGTACACATCCAGCACAACCTCCCGGGCGCGGATGATGTCCTGCGGCGTCACGACGGGGTTCGGTTTGGGGATCTCCTTCTTGGTCATCCGCCGCAGAATCTCCAGCTCCTCTTCCCGGGAAGGATACCCGATGCTGAGCTTCAGCATGAATCGATCGACCTGCGCCTCCGGCAAGGGGTAGGTACCTTCCTGCTCGATGGGGTTCTGGGTGGCCAGGACGAGAAAGGGATCGTCAAGTGGATAGGTAGTCTCACCGATCGTCACCTGCCGCTCTTGCATCGCCTCGAGGAGTGCAGATTGCACCTTGGCCGGCGCGCGGTTGATCTCGTCGGCGAGAATGAGGTTGGCGAAAATCGGGCCCTTCTTCGTCGTGAACTTGCCGTCGTGCTGCTCGTAGACGAGTGTACCGATCAGATCGGCCGGCAAGAGATCCGGGGTGAACTGAATGCGCTGAAACTTCGTCTGGATCGTAGCCGAAAGGGTGCGTACGGCCAGCGTCTTGGCCAGCCCGGGCACACCCTCCAGCAAGATGTGACCGTTAGCCAAAAGTCCGATCAGCAATCGGTCGACCATGTACTTCTGACCGACGATCACCTTTTGGACCTCGTTGAGGATCTTATCGACGAAAGCACTCTCCTGGCGAATCCGCTCGTGGATAGCCTGAATGTCCACGCTCATCGCACCTCCCTTTTCGTCCACCGTCTGCCTATCCTAAGGCTGCGGCCTGGTCAGCCACCATTCCACCATTCCTGCCAGGCGAGAGACCTCGGAAAAGTCCCCCGTTTCGCCCCCAAACCTGACCTGATCACACCGCCGGAGAAGCTCTTCAGCCTGGGCAATAAGACGCTCGTCCGCGGTCTTTTGTCGCAGTTCACGCAACAACTCGCTCGTCGTCAGTTCCAGGCCGCTCAAACCGTAGCGGGTCACCAGATACCGCCGGGCGATCTTGGAGATGCCCGCGTAGCTGTCCCTGACTTGAGAAGCCAAGGTACGGGCGCCCACGGCCTCCCGGAGTTCCGCCAGGAGCTGCTCCTCCCAGCTTGGCGGAGGTGGCAGTTCGGGCTGGGGTAGTCCCCCGTGCGTGCGCCGGAAGTAATAGATGCCACCCGCGGCCGCGAGTCCTACCCCTGCAGTAAGGTACACGAACCAGTGTCTGCCGCCCCTTCCCTCTGGGACCGGATCCGTGACCTCCAGCTGCAGGCGTTGTGTCCGAAGGCGTTGCGAAACGCCCGTGCGCGTATCGGTGTAGAGAACGGACATGGGTTCCACGTACGCCATGCCCAGTTCTTTCGGCTTCAAGACGAACCGGTGGGTTTGGACGACAACGGATTGGCCGCCGGAGCCCGCTTCGACACGGTTTGAGCTGCCCGAACCCAGTACTTCGAGATTGCGGACAACCGGCGTTCCGACGTCTGCCACCTCGTACCGGTAAGGCTCGCCGTCCCAGCGAAGTTCCACGCTCAGGGTAACCGTCCGATTGAGGGGAACCTGGGTCCTGTCGAGCGACGCGTGCAGCGCGATTTCTGGCGCCGGGGCCAGCCTCAGCGCCAGGGTGTCAGCCTCGCTCAGGGCGCCAGCAGGCTCCGACTGGAACCCAACCAGGAACCCGATCGTCCAGACGGCTGCAGTGGCAACTCTCCTCACCCTCAGCCTCCCCAGACAAACCCGAGGTCCGGCAGCCATTTGGCATCCGCAGTCTCTCCGGATCTCCACCGGAAAGGTGTGTCGCCCACGTGCGGAGGAGCAAGCGGCGTTCGCTGGCCTCTACTTGCCCCCCTTCGACGAGCCCTGGTCGCCCGCGGAGCTTGTGGCTTCCCCTTCCTGGAAAATGTCGAGCTGACTGATGTCCTTGCCCAGATACTTCAGCTCAAATTGCACGGAGGGCACGAGCTCGTGATTGGGGAATTTCTCGAGGAAGGTGTTGTAGGCCTGGCGCGCCTTGTCCAGATCCTTGACGTCGTTCGCGTAATGATAGCCGATCATGAAGTAGGCCTGCGCCAGTCGGGTGCTATTGGGGAATTGTTCGATCAGGCGCTGGTAGCTGGCGATGGCTCTCTTGTAGTCATGGAGGTTATTGGCGTACAGAAGACCGAGACGGTAAAGGGCTTCCTCGGCGTGACGTCCCGTGGGATAATCCTTGACCAGCTTTTCCAGAGTTTTGGCCGCTTCTTCGTATTGCTCTTTTTCTTGGAGATTCTTGGCCAGGCCAAACAGCTGCTCCTCCGTCATCTTCTGGGAACGGGAGCAGGAGGAGATGACAAAACCCACAAGCAGCACCCCGCACATTATCACTGGAAGCCAAGCCCTCATCGGTCCCTCCTCAGCCTGCTGTGTACGCGCCTCCTCACATGCTATCGGTTCTCCTGACCATCGACAACTCAAAGCTTTTAATTCCGCTCCGCCCCTCAAGGTTTCCTGCCACGGCGGCAATAAAAAAGCGCGCCGTAGGGGCGCGCTCTTAAGGAGAGGCACTGTCCGACCTCACTTATCCCCGTCCACGACCTCGAAATCGGCTTCCTCGGCCCCGGAGCTCGGGCCGGTACCGGTAGCGGTCCCCGACGAGGGAGCGCTCTCTGCCGCTTGCTGATAGAGGCGCGAAGCGATCTCATTCCACACCCTGGTCACCGCGTCCATCTCGCGCCGGATGGCCGCTGCGTCCTCTCCCGACATTACGGAACGCAGGTTCTGGATGGCCTCCTCGAGACGCTTCTTCGAGGGACCGTCGACTCGCTCCCCAAGCTCCTTCAGGCTCTTTTCGGTCTGGTAGATAAGCTGATCGGCCTGGTTCCGCAGGTCGACCAGCTCGCGACGCCGCCGGTCCTCTGCCTCGTATCGCTTGGCGTCGTCCACCATGCGTTCGATCTCTTCCTTGCTGAGACCCGTGGCGGCCTCAATGCGGATATTCTGCTGGCGACCCGTGGCGCGATCCTTCGCGGTCACATGGAGGATGCCGTTGGCGTCGATGTCGAACGTCACCTCAATCTGCGGTACCCCGCGGGGAGCCGGCGGAATTCCGTCCAGATAAAAGCGGCCCAGCGTCCGGTTGTAGGCGGCAAGCTCCCTCTCGCCCTGCAGAACGTGGATCTCCACCGTAGTCTGGTTGTCGGAAGCCGTGGTGAAGATCTCGCTCTTGCGGGTGGGGATGGTCGTATTCCGCGGGATGAGTCGCGTGAACACCCCGCCCAACGTCTCAATGCCCAGAGACAGGGGCGTCACATCCAGAAGTACGATGTCCCTCACATCGCCGCCGAGGACACCAGCCTGAATGGCTGCGCCGATGGCGACTACTTCATCCGGATTCACGCCTTTGTGGGGCTCCTTCCCGAAGAAGTCGCGGACGAGCTGTTGAACACGGGGAATCCGGGTGGA
The DNA window shown above is from candidate division KSB1 bacterium and carries:
- a CDS encoding VWA domain-containing protein, translating into MDRFADPQFLWLLILLPGMAYWHFRMQQRPGATIAYSNVETVRKTGLGQVGWVRHFLFGLRLGTVFLLILALARPRSERTEEEVHTEGIDIVIALDISGSMLAVDFKPKNRVEAAKEVASRFIDGRISDRIGLVVFAAESFTQCPPTLDYDVLKKFIQYVQVGQIRDGTAIGLGIANAASRLRYSTAKSKVIILLTDGRNNTGEIDPITAAQIAKALGIRVYTIGVGSLGNAMYPVDDPFFGRRYVSLPVEIDEELLKEIAAITGGRYFRATDTQALERIFQEIGQMEKTKIEVKHYVRYKELFRRFLFPAFAVLLLEIVLANTKFRKIP
- a CDS encoding BatD family protein, giving the protein MRRVATAAVWTIGFLVGFQSEPAGALSEADTLALRLAPAPEIALHASLDRTQVPLNRTVTLSVELRWDGEPYRYEVADVGTPVVRNLEVLGSGSSNRVEAGSGGQSVVVQTHRFVLKPKELGMAYVEPMSVLYTDTRTGVSQRLRTQRLQLEVTDPVPEGRGGRHWFVYLTAGVGLAAAGGIYYFRRTHGGLPQPELPPPPSWEEQLLAELREAVGARTLASQVRDSYAGISKIARRYLVTRYGLSGLELTTSELLRELRQKTADERLIAQAEELLRRCDQVRFGGETGDFSEVSRLAGMVEWWLTRPQP
- the bamD gene encoding outer membrane protein assembly factor BamD: MRAWLPVIMCGVLLVGFVISSCSRSQKMTEEQLFGLAKNLQEKEQYEEAAKTLEKLVKDYPTGRHAEEALYRLGLLYANNLHDYKRAIASYQRLIEQFPNSTRLAQAYFMIGYHYANDVKDLDKARQAYNTFLEKFPNHELVPSVQFELKYLGKDISQLDIFQEGEATSSAGDQGSSKGGK
- a CDS encoding VWA domain-containing protein is translated as MLRFANPDILYLFLGLPALVAFYLAVFRWKRKALERFGRWEQVQRLTAGVSWGRQRLKAALLVAVVMLLILALARPQIGTRLEEVKREGIDIVVAVDVSRSMLAEDVRPNRLEKAKHELRNLIRRLRGDRIGLVIFAGQAFLQCPLTLDYGAAEMFVDILDPGLIRDQGTAIAEAIRTALKAFNQAERKHKVLILITDGEDHEGRLVEAAKEAARQGVVIFTIGVGDPQGAPVPLVNELGQKVGFKKFVRPDGTEEIVMSRLDEVTLQKIALETGGKYYRATGTEGELSKILDEISGMEKKELGSLRFTHYEDRYQYVLGVALFLLIAEQMIPEWKRRSSHRGS
- a CDS encoding DUF58 domain-containing protein, which codes for MDRAEATFARREILRRVRQIEITIRGLVNDVFSGEYHSVFKGRGMDFAEVREYQVGDDVRTIDWNVTARMGHPYVKVFQEERELTVVLLVDASGTEEFGALGPFKRDLAAEICALLALAAVKNNDKVGLLIFTDRTEKFVPPKKGRAHVLRVVREILYHEPQGRQTDPRGALEYLGRVVRRRSVVFFVSDFLGDVYRSEEFARALRIAHRRHDVVAISLTDPRELELPNAGLLELEDLESGHTVLVDTTDADFRESFCKLANEAVIERYRLFQTIGIDHVAIRTDQPYVAPLVKFFRARARRFRW
- a CDS encoding PepSY domain-containing protein encodes the protein MRSASGILTALLAWGLWATTTQAGVSIESRAEPTTIRIGDVVRYTIAVSHDAATEVQLPGPGENLGAFEIRDFTLFKPRKVGGLIREEAEYLISTYDVGEFVIPPVRVLYRSRGDTSWQELWSQPISIQVASLNPDLHGDIRDIKPPLSVPYDWRRLIVGILVALLFFGAAGAGVYLYWRHRRGLKLLPTREAPPRPAHEIALEELDALFHSDLLERGEVKLLHIRLSEIVRRYLEGRYEVRALEMTTQEILEAFGDDRLPVGVRELLAEFLSACDLVKFAKYHPGREEIEHTFHLAYQFVESTKPAVSEMVPSTGSGEEPLTGSGSAQPAEGS
- a CDS encoding MoxR family ATPase; its protein translation is MSVDIQAIHERIRQESAFVDKILNEVQKVIVGQKYMVDRLLIGLLANGHILLEGVPGLAKTLAVRTLSATIQTKFQRIQFTPDLLPADLIGTLVYEQHDGKFTTKKGPIFANLILADEINRAPAKVQSALLEAMQERQVTIGETTYPLDDPFLVLATQNPIEQEGTYPLPEAQVDRFMLKLSIGYPSREEELEILRRMTKKEIPKPNPVVTPQDIIRAREVVLDVYMDEKIEHYIVDLVFATREPRRYGLESLEDLIQYGASPRATIYLTLAAKAHAFLRRRGYVTPEDVKAVAMDVLRHRVIPTFEAEAEEKTSEDIVRTILNSVETP